One window of Nicotiana tomentosiformis chromosome 11, ASM39032v3, whole genome shotgun sequence genomic DNA carries:
- the LOC104103940 gene encoding NADH dehydrogenase [ubiquinone] 1 beta subcomplex subunit 7 produces MEVPGSSKKMIATQAEMVEAKVPLSYRDQCAHLLIPLNKCRQSEFYLPWKCEDERHSYEKCEYELVMERMLQMQKIRQQQKGQQSIPLFPKTANA; encoded by the coding sequence ATGGAGGTGCCAGGATCGTCGAAGAAGATGATAGCAACGCAAGCAGAGATGGTGGAAGCGAAAGTACCATTATCATACAGGGATCAGTGCGCCCATCTGTTGATCCCTCTTAACAAGTGCCGTCAGTCGGAGTTCTACTTACCCTGGAAGTGCGAGGACGAGCGTCACTCGTACGAGAAGTGCGAGTATGAGCTTGTCATGGAACGGATGCTTCAAATGCAGAAGATCCGTCAGCAGCAAAAAGGACAGCAATCAATTCCCCTTTTCCCTAAGACTGCCAATGCCTAG
- the LOC138901763 gene encoding uncharacterized protein yields the protein MPFPLSATPKPIPKKFRMPDIPKYNGTTDPNEHVTSCTCAIKGNDLEDDEIESVLLKKFEETLSKEAMIWYHNLPPNSIDSFSMVADDFVKAHVGAIKVETRKSDLFKVKQRDNEMLRVFVSRFQMEWMDLALVHTIGPFRNLLRDSTLEAPWLCSS from the coding sequence ATGCCTTTTCCTCTAAGCGCGACACCAAAGCCAATCccgaagaagtttcgtatgcctgatattccaaaatataacggGACAacagatccaaatgagcatgtgacctcctgcacatgcgccatcaaaggtaatgacttggaagacgatgaaatTGAGTCAGTGTTATTAAAAAAGTTCGAGGAAACTCTATCAAAagaagcaatgatatggtaccacaacttgcccccaaattccattgattcatTCTCTATGGTCGCGGATGATTTTGTAAAGGCTCatgtcggggccatcaaggtAGAAACAAGAAAATCAGATCTTTTCAAGGTTAAGCAAagggacaacgagatgctcagggtgTTCGTGTCAAGATTTCAAATGGAATGGATGGACTTAGCTCTGGTTCATACTATTGGGCCTTTCAGGAATTTACTCAGGGACTCAACCCTCGAAGCTCCTTGGCTTTGTAGCAGCTGA